The Candidatus Edwardsbacteria bacterium genome includes the window TTAATACTAGATCGGCTACATAACGTACATGACTCCTACCAAACGCGACTATTACGAAATACTTGGCGTTCCCAAGAGCGCCGACGAGAGCCAGGTCAAGCAGGCCTACCGGGCCTTGGCCAAGAAGCACCATCCCGACATGAACCGGGAGGACCCCAAGGCGGCCGAGGAGAAGTTCAAGGAACTGTCCGAGGCCTACGAAGTGCTGATGGACAAGCAGAAGCGGGCCAACTACGACCAGTTCGGCCATGCCGGGGTGGATCCCAGCTTCGGGGCCGGCGGCTTCGACTTCCGGCGCGACTTCACCCACAGCGATGATATCCAGGATATATTCGGCTCGCTGTTCGGCGGAGGCGGGGGGGGCTCCATCTTCGATATGCTGTTCGGCGGCGGGATGGGCGGGGCTACCCGCACCCGGGGCGGACGGCAGGTACGGCGGGGCGGCGATCTTAACGTCCGCCTGTCCCTGACCCTGGAGGAGATCGCCACCGGGGTGGAGAAGACCATCCAATTAAAAAGATTCGAAAGCTGTTCCGAGTGCCACGGTGAGGGAGCCAAGTCCGGGGCTGATATCAAGGAATGTCCGGCCTGCAAAGGGGCGGGCGAGGTGCGGCAGGTGTCGCGTTCCATGTTCGGGCAGTTCATCAACGTGGGGGCCTGTCCGCAGTGCGGCGGCGAGGGCAAGATCATCAGCAACCCCTGCCCGGGCTGCAAGGGCGAGGGCCGGGTCAAGAAAGAGGCCACCATCAAGGTCAAGGTTCCGGCCGGAGTGGCTAACGGGAATTACATCCCCATGCGTAATCAGGGGAACATCGGGCCCAAGCTGGGACCGGCCGGAGACATCCTGGTCTACATCGAAGAAAAGGAGCACCCGCTGTTCCACCGCCACGGGGACGACCTGGTGCTGGGCCTGCCCATCTCCTACGCCCAGGCCGCCCTGGGGGCCAAAGTGACGGTGCTGATGCTGTTCGGCAAGGCTGAATTGTCCATTCCCTCCGGCACTCGCAGCGGCAAGATATTCAGGATGCGGGGCAAGGGCCTGCCGCGATTGAACTCCAGCGGCAGCGGCGACCAGTTGATCCGGGTGGAGATCTACATTCCCAATAAACTTAACTCCGAGGAGAAGAAATTGCTGAAGCAATTGGGCGAGGTCCAGAATGGCAAGGTGCCCAGCCCGCATAAGGTCGATTTGAGCCAATTTGAGGAATAATCTATCGACAGGATTAACAGGATTCTTCGAAACTAGAATTATGGACTACGTCATCGCGAGGTAAGCAGAATATAGCACAGATGAAGCGATCCATAAAAAAACTGGATTGCTTCGTTAGTAAAACAGTGCGGTCTTCTCGCAATGACGGAAAAAACATCATACCATTAATGTCCGAGTAAATATATGTTTGAATATTTTTACGTTCCCCCATCCTCCATCGAAGCCCGGCAGATAGTGATCTCCGGCGAGGAGGCCCGCCATATCTCCAGGGCCCTGCGGCACAAAAAGGGCGACCAGATCACCATTGTGGACGGGCAGGGCGGGGAATACGAATGCACCCTAGCGGCCATCTCCGATGGAGCGGTAACCGCCAATATCTTCAACCGGCGGTGCAAGACCAACGAGACCATCAAGCAGGTGACGCTGGCCCAGGCCGTGCCCAAGGGGCAGCGGATGGACTTTGTCATCGAGAAGGGCACAGAGATCGGGCTGCATGCCATCATCCCGCTGATCACCGAGAACTCGGTGGTCAAGCCGGCTGATGAAAAACCGAGTTTCAATCTTCCATTAATTGATAATGATTCCGGGGGCAGCAAGGCCGCCCGCTGGCAGAGGATCGCCATCGCCGCCATGAAGCAGTCCCTGCGCTCGGTCCTGCCGGTTATCGGAGAGCCGGTGGGTTTTGCCAAACTATCAGAAAGTTTCAACAATTACGATCTGCTGCTGATGGCCGATGAAGCCGAGAAGAAGATCAACCTGGCCGCCGTTTTCGCCATGCTGCCGGAGAACAGGGATGTCCGTAAAGTGCTGTGTCTGGTGGGGCCGGAGGGGGGCTTTTCCCAGAATGAGAAGAGGATCATCACCGAGGCCAGGGGGCACATCATCTCGCTGGGCACCAGGCGGCTGCGTTCCGAGACCGCCGGGCTGGTGCTGTCCACCGTGGTGCTGGACCGGCTGGGGGAGCTGGGGTAAATTAGATATTAGTTGTTAGATGATAGATAATGGGAGAGGTTTTTTCGTCATCCTGAGTTCAACTGCATTTCTTAGCCAACGAAGGATCCGGGGCTCTTCACCTGCCAGGCATAATGTAATTTCCAGAGTGACGAAAAGGCGGTCATCAAAATATTGACGGCACATATCCCTGTAATCAGCAGGAAACAATAAAAGAGCATTACTATGAACTGGATAGATATCATCATCATAATCCTGCTGGCGGTGGCGGTGGGGATCGGCTTCAAGAAAGGGCTGGTGCAGGAGATTGTGGGCATCGTAGCCCTGATAATTGCATTTTTCCTGGCCCTCAAACTGCACCTGGTCGCGGCCGCCATGCTGACGAAAATCATCTCCGGCCTACCCAAGCACATCGCGCCGACGGTCGGTTTTGTGGCTGTGTTCCTGATAGTATTTCTGGCTATCACCTTGGCCGGCTGGCTGCTGTCAAAAATAATCAAGGCCACCCCGCTGGACCTGGCCGACAAGATCGGCGGCATGGTCATCGGACTGGTCAAAGGCGCGCTGATAATATCGGTGATCCTGTTGTTGCTGGCCCTGGCGCCGCTGCCCAAGGAATTCAACCACAAGCTGGATCGCTCCGGAATGATCCGCTCCATCCGCAAGGTGGCCCCGCTGGTCTACGAGAAATCCAAGGGGCTGTGGCCCAAGGCCCAGAAATTATACCAGGAATTCGAGAAAGCCCCGACGCCCAAGAAAGTGGAGGAATTGAAGACAATTTAGTTTTCAAGCTTGAATTGGACACGGATAAACACGGATTGGGTTGAATTGAAAAGGACGAAAGGGATAAAATGAAACGCATTGTTCTGTTTGTTTTGTTGGCTTCCCTTGGGTGCAGCAAAACACCGTTTGACCGGGCAAAAGGAAACGTCAGACAGTATGTAAAGACAATGCTGAATGATCCTGCTTATTACAAACCAGTTTCTTGGGGGACTCTGGATTCACTTCATTTTAATTCTACAGATAGCACATCAGTACAATTCAAACGAAGCACCATAACAGGTGAAATAACCTATTCTAAAGAAATACGAGAAAAACTTCGCGAAATAGACGAAGCCGGAGTTATGATGGGCAAGAAGCCGGAGGAACGCAAAGAAGCCATGCGAAAGTTTCTCCGCTCAAAAAAACTTGCTACACCAGATGAGGCTAAGTTGGAATTTGAGTTAGGGCAGATGGCTACCATATTCAAAATAGATCATTCTTTCCGTATTCGGGGACTTAAGAAGCAAAAGATACTGGTTAAATATCGTTTTTATCTTGACTCTACCTTAACGGTTACAAAAGCGGTAGATCAAGAGATAAGGGCGATAGATTCACATAACAAAAAAGATCCCCTGGGTCTATTTCCAGAGGATAAATAACCGCATACTACAAATATAACCTAATCAACAACGTGTTCAGGAAAAGCTTCTTTCTTGGTTTACATATATAATTTCAGCGCCATGAAAGGCGCAAGTAGCTTTTTATTTTTAATATTTGGTATTTTATTTTTTAATGAACGCTCATAGTTTAAAAATATTAGAATTCAATTTCGTCCTGGAAGCATTGGCCCGCAAGACCGGCACGCCATATGGCCGGGAGATGGCCCGGGGTATCTTTCCGTCCACCTTCCCGGCCGTGATCGCCGAACAGCAGGCCATAACCGCCGAGGCCAGAAAAATGCTGGAGGCCGGCATCGGGCTGGATTTTGGTAACGTCCAGGATATCCGCCCGGCGCTGGGAGCGCTGGCGGCCGAGGGGGCCATCATCGAACCTCTGGAGCTGCTGCAACTGGGACGCCATCTGGAGGTGGCCCGCCGGATAAAGTCCACCATGAGTATGCGCAAGGAGGATTATATCCTGCTGGACGATCTAGCCTCAGGTTTTCGGGCCTACAAGGAGCTGGAGGACCGGATCGCCAAATCCATCGAGCCCGACGGACGGGTGGCCGACCGGGCCAGCGATACCCTGTATCACCTGCGGCGCGACCAGGAGGCCCTGCGGGCGAGGATCTACGACAAGCTGGAAAGCATCATGAACGCTTCGTCCGGCTCCATCCAGGAATCGGTGGTCACCATTCGGGAGGGGCGCTATGTGATCCCGGTCAAGTCCGACGCCAAGTCGCAGGTCAAGGGCATCGTGCACGACACCTCGTCCTCCGGGGCCACGGTGTTCGTCGAGCCGCTGGTGTCCGTTGAATTGAACAACAAGATGCGGCAGGTGATCCTGGCCGAGAAGCGCGAGGTGGAGAGGATCCTGCAGGAATTCTCCAAGGAGATACTGGACGAGATCGAGCCCATCCAGCAGAACCTGGAGTTGATCTCGCAGTTCGATCTGCTGATAGCCAAGGCCCGCCTGGCCGCCGAATGGCAGTGCTCCCAGGCCCTGCATACTCCGGGAAATTACCTGAATATGACGGCCGCCCGGCATCCGGCTTTGGAAGATCCGGTTCCGCTGGATATGGAGCTGGGCGACGGCAAGCTGACCATGGTGATCACCGGGCCAAACACCGGAGGCAAGACGGTGGTCTTGAAAACTGTCGGCCTGCTGGTGCTGATGAACCAGTCGGGGATGCAGATCCCGGCCGGAGATGGCAGCGCCCTGCCCATATTCGACGATGTGTTCGCCGATATCGGCGACGAGCAGTCCATCTCCCAATCGCTGTCCACCTTCTCCTCGCACATGCGGCAGATAGGCAACATCGTCCGGGAAGCCGGAAAAAGATCGCTGGTGTTGCTGGATGAGATCGGGGCCGGCACCGAGCCATCCGAGGGATCGTCGCTGGCCATCGCCATCCTGTCGGACCTGACCGACAAGGGGTGTTTGACCCTCTCCACCACCCATTACGGAGCGCTGAAAAGCTTCGTCCAGAGCCGGGAGGGGATGATCAACGCCGCCATGGAATTCGACCGCCAGGCCTTGAAGCCCACCTACCGCCTGATGATGGGCCTGCCCGGCGCCAGCTACGGGCTGGAGATAGCCTCGCGGCTGGGACTGCCGGATAGCATCGTGGCCGAGGCCCGGACCAGGCTGGACTCCAAGTCCATCAAACTGGAGGAATTGATCGCCGATATCGAAGACACCAAACGCCGGATGGAACAGCGGGAACGGGAGGCCTCCGATGAACTGGACGCAGCCAGAAAAATGTCACAGGAATACCAGTCCAAGCTGCAGGGGCTGAAGGATGAACTGAAAGAACTTAAACAGCAGGCCAAGCAGGAGGCCAGGGATATTTTGGCCCAGGCCCGCAGCGCCTCGGAGATGGCGGTGGCCGGCATCAAGAAAGAACAGGCCTCCAAGGACAGCATCAAGCAGTCCCGGAATATTCTGGCCGATACCGAATCCAAGCTGGGCCTGGGATCTTCTGAGGAGTCAAAGGATGAGGACGACCACCTGACCATAAAGGAGCCTTTGAAGATGGGCCAGACGGTATATGTGCCGTCGGTCCATAAGGAGGGCGAGGTGGTGGCCTTGCCCGATTCCGGAGGCAAGGTCAAGGTTCAGGTGGGAGGCATCCGGATGACCCTGAAGCTCAATCATCTCCGGTCGCTGCAAAGGGGCAAGGAAGCCAAGGCCGGCCTGGCCAAAACCACGCTGGAGGAGGAGAGACATTTCAATTCCGAGCTTCACCTGCTGGGAATGCGGGCCGAGGAATCGCTGGAGCTGGTGGACCGCTACTTAGATGAGGCGGTGATGCTGGGGATAAATTCGGTCAGGATAGTGCACGGCAAGGGTGCCGGGGTGCTGCGCCAGGTGGTCAAAGAGGCCCTGACCAAGGATTCCCGGGTGAGATCATTCCGCTTGGGCGAATGGAACGAGGGCCAGGACGGGGTGACGGTAGTGGAGCTGAAATGAAAAACAGATGTTGAGAGGATGAGAAGCTGAGAATCAGGGCGTAAATCAAAAAGTTGTTTTAATCCGCATTTATCACAATACTGAACTTCTAAGCTAGAAAACTTAATCGAAAGCAACCATGCCGGTACAGATCAAAGAGGTCGCGACCAAGGCGGACCTGAAAAAGTTCGTTGAATTTCCCTTCTCCATTTATCGGGACAACCAGAACTGGGTTCCGCCCCTGCTGATGGATGAGTATCACACTCTCCGCAAGGAGAAGAACCCCGCCTTCGAATACTGCGATGCCAAATACTGGCTGGCCTACAAGGACGGCCAGCTGGCCGGGCGGATCGCCGGGATCGTCAATCATCGCTACATTGAAAAATGGGGCAACAAGTACGCCCGCTTCGGCTGGGTGGATTTCATTGATGACGCCGAAGTGGTCACAGCACTTTTCGATACCGCCGAAGGTTGGGCCAAGGAACAGGGGATGGCCGGCATCCACGGGCCGCTGGGCTTTACCGACATGGACCACGAGGGAATGCTGGTGGAGGGCTTTGACGAGCTGGGCACCCTGGCGGCTATCTACAATCATCCCTACTATCCCCAGCATCTGGAGAAACTGGGATACCAAAAGGATGTGGACTGGGTGGAGTTCGAGGTCAAGGTGCCGAAAGAGATTCCGGAGAAGGCCGACCGCATTTCCAAGATCGTGATGCAGAAGGCCGGAGTCAAGGTCTTAAATGCCAAAAAGGCCAAGGATCTGCTACCCTACGCCCATGAGATGTTCGAGGTGTTGAACAGCGCCTTTGCCGATATCTATTCCTTCGTGCCGCTCAACGAGAAACAGATCAAGATGTATATCAAACAGTAATGCTTATTCCCTTCACTCACCGGATTACGCCGGATTGGGGTAAAATGGCCGTTCTGGCTCCATAAATCCCCGTAAAGTCCTTGGTTCTGCCAGCAAGGTAAGCCGCAAAATGTCGTTAAAGACCTCTATTGGGTGCTGGCGGGCGTTAAATCTGGTAGTATATTCGTTCAAGTAGTTCTGAACGTGCTTTTTCGACACGAATTTGTGGGTTCCTATCAGCCAGGATTGCAGATTTGCGAATACCCGATGAACTCTCGGTAGCTTTTTGCTGGCATCCTCCGGGCTATCAAGACGCATGAGCTTGTGGACATACCCGATTTTAGATAATCCGTTGTAGCCCTTCCAGCCATCAGTCCTGATGGTGCTATGTGGCATTACGTGGTCTTTGACAAACGAATTGATGTTGACCTGGCTGGCCGATTCCACCGAGCGCAGGCGGATTTGCCCGGAAACGGTCTTTTTGGGATTTTTTATAACCTCAACAGCGCACAGGATCAAAACCTTTTCGCCGGACATTGACCGGCCCCGCTCGTCCCCGGTAAAGATATAGGTCTCGTCCATTTCGACATCGAAGTTTAGCTTTTGGCGATCAGGATCAATCATTGCCAGCCGTAACTTATGAAGCCAGGCCCAAGCTGTTTTATAACTGCCGAAGCCCATCTGCCGGTAAAGCTCCATTGCGCTGATCCCAGTCTTTTGGGTGGCTATTGTGTAGATGGCCCAAAACCACTGGGTAAGCGGCTTGCGAGTGCCCCGCATGACCGTATTGGATATATACGATTCATCGTAGGCGCACTTTTTACACCGCAGCAGGTTGCGGGTGGTGATCAGGCTGTAATCACCATAACCACAGCGGGAGCAGTGCCAGCCGTCCTCGCCCCACTTAAGGTTTATCAGGTATTCCAAGCACTTCTCGTCCGTGTTGAAGTATTTCATAAAGTCCATCACGGAACGGATGGCATGGGGCTGGAAGTTATTTTGAATGATGTTTGTTTTCATGGTCTGTAAGTAAATTATTTACGTCTGTTGTTCTTTTCATGGAATCATTATCTACCCTTATGACGGTGGATCGCAATCCTTCTATTTTTACTTTTGCTTCTGATAGTTCTGACATAGCTGTTGATAAATCATTTTGCGTTTCGATTAATTGTGAATTTGTCTTACCTAAAGACTGTTGGTATATCCAGATTGAATAAAGACCCGTTAATATATTAACTGTTGCGTAGGCTACAGCAACAACGACAATGTGAATAAATTCTATGTTTTTCATATTGTATCCCTTCCAAAATAGAAGTGCTGTTGTTAGTAGGTTGCTTATAATATTCAGCGCAATCGTTTTTAGGCGTTCTTTCATACCAAACTCCTTTAATTTATTGTTATACCGGGAGTTTAGCATGGGTTAATAGGGCTTGTCAATTAAAATCTGGTGAGTAAAGGGAATAAGCATTCAAACAGTATTTCTCGTTTATCATGCCGGATTACACCAAGATCCTGTTGGATTCGAATAACAAGGTGGCCGGATTCGTGATCGGCATGCCCTCGCTGTCCCGCGCCCTGCAGAAATCAAAGGGAAGGCTGTTTCCCTTCGGGTTCATTCACATCCTGAAGGCCATCAGCCGGAAGAACAAATACATCGATCTGTATCTGGGCGCCATCCGTCCCGACCTGCAGGGCAAGGGGGCCGACGCTCTGCTGTTGACCGAGATGAGCCGCTCGGCCATCGGCAACGGGGTGATCTCGGCCGAGACCAACATCGAACTGGAGGAGAACCTCAAGGTCCAGGGCCACTGGAAATATTTCGAGTCGCGCCAGCACAAACGGAGACGCTGTTACATAAAGAAATTAAACCAATAATCCCCATAAGCGAGAAAATGATGCAAGGTTTTGACAACGAGAAATACCTGCGCCTGCAGACCGAGGCCATCCTGAAGAGGGTCGAGAAATTCGGCGACAAGCTGTACCTGGAGTTCGGCGGCAAGATCATCTACGACTATCACGCCGCCCGGGTGCTGCCGGGATTCCATCCCAATGTCAAAATGCAGCTGCTGCAGCAGCTGAAGGATCAGGCCGATATCATCCTGTGCATCTATGCCGGCGACATCGAGCGCCGGAAGATCCGGGCCGATTTCGGCATCACCTACGACGTGGATGCGCTCAAGCTGATAGACGACCTGAAAGACAGGGGATTGTCGGTCAAGGCGGTGGTCATCACCCGGTTCGACGGCCAGCCCTCGGCCACCATATTCAAGAACAAACTCCAGCACCGGGGGATCACTGTCTACACTCACCGCTATACCAAGGGGTATCCCACCGATGTCGACACTGTGGTCAGCGACGAAGGTTACGGCGCCAACGATTACATAGAAACCGACAAGCCGCTGGTGGTGGTTACCGGGCCCGGCCCGGGCAGCGGCAAGCTGGCCACCTGCCTGTCCCAGTTGTACCATGACCACCGCCGGGGACACAAATCAGGCTACGCCAAGTTCGAGACCTTTCCCATCTGGAACATACCGCTCAAGCATCCGGTAAACGTGGCCTACGAGGCAGCCACCGCCGACATCCGGGACTACAACATGATAGATCCCTTCCATCTTGAAGCCTACGGCAAGACCTCGATCAACTACAACCGGGACGTCGAGGTGTTCCCGGTGCTGCGCCGGATCCTGGTGAAGATCATGGACGATCCGCTTTACAAGTCGCCCACCGACATGGGCGTCAACTGCGCCGGGTTCGGAATCGTAGATGACCAGGCCGTACAGCTGGCTTCGCAGCAGGAGATCATCAGGCGCTTCTTCCGCTACCGTTGCGAGCACGTGATGGGTTTCGTGGACAAGGAGACCATCCAGAGGGTGGAGTTATTGATGGACGATCTGGGCCTTAAGCCGGAGGACCGGCCGGTGGTGGAACCGGCCCGCCAGGCTGCGGCCGAGGGACAGGACTGCGGCAAGGGGAACGAGGGCATCTTCTGCGGGACCGCCATCCAGCTGCCGGACGGCTCGATAATCGCCGGCAAGAATTCCTCCCAGATGCACGCCGCCTCCAGCCTGGTGCTCAACGCGGTCAAGCAATTGGCCGGGATCCCCGACCAGATCCACCTGATCTCGCCGGCCATCATAGAATCCATTGCCAACCTGGACCGCAACATCCTCAAGGAGAGGACGGTCAGCCTGGACCTGGAGGAGACCCTGATCGCCCTGGCCGTCAGCGCCATGACCAACCCCACCGCCCAGATGGCCCTGGAGCATTTGAAGGAACTCCATGGCTGCGAGGTGCACAGCACCCACATTCCCACCCCTGGCGACGAGGAGGGGCTGCGCAAGCTGGGGGTCAACCTGACCAGCGACCCCAATTTTTCCAGCCACAGTTTGTTTGTGGTCTGAGTCTGAGAAGGAATCTTAAATTGAAAGATTCAGCAATAAAAGAGCTACAGTCCATCCCCGGAGTGGGACCCAGCATCGCCCGGGACCTGCACCAGCTTGGGATCCGCCGGGTGGCCGATCTCAAGGGCCGTGATCCGGAGAAATTATACCTGCAGTCCTGCAATAAGGCCGGAAAACAGATCGATCGCTGCCTGCTCTACGTATACCGCTGTGCGGTCTATTATGCCTCGGCCAGGAAACCCGATCCGAAACTTTTAAAATGGTGGAACTGGAAGGATGGGATTGTCGATAATAAAAAAAGAGGATAGCCCGGTCATCATCCGCACCTCCGATCCCGGCTGGCTGGACAAGGCTTTAAAATCCTACCGCGACCGGATGCCCTTTCATTTCACCGACGATGCCGGGCTGGGTGTAGCCGAGGGCGACCTGGTGTCGGCGGTGGCTCTGATCCGCCGGGCCAAGCAGTCCGGAAAGATGAGTTGGAAGGATATCTCCCAGATATTGACCGGGATGGGGCTGTCCGGAGTGGGGGTCTGGCTGATAGCCGCTTCCATCGCCGATCCCGAGCCCACCAGCAAGCTGTGGATCCTTTTAGCCGGCGGGGTGGTGTTGATATTGACCGGGGGGTTAAGCATCCTGAAAGCTTTGGGCCAGAAATGGCAGGTGCATGCCAAATACGGGAAACAGGAGATAATGGTCAAGCCGGGAGATGATAATTAAAAAATACAACCAACCATAATCTATAAATTTAGCATTATGTCCTATGGGGATGTAAACCAAACACAATCATTATATATTGAGGAGAGACGATGAATTTATTTGCAGGAAACCTGGCCAAGGAAATGACCGAAGCCGAGCTGAAGGAGATCTTCGAGAAGTTCGGTCAGGTGGCATCGGTGGCCCTGGTGATGGACAGATACAGCGGCCAGCCCCGCGGCTTTGCCTTTGTGGATATGCCGGTGAAATCGGAGGCCCTGGCGGCCATAGACAATCTGAGCGGCCGGGTAGCCCTTAAGGGCAAGGCCATCTTCGTCAAGGAGGCCCGCCCCCAGGAGAAGGGCCACGGAGGCCATCGTCCCTCGAATCGCAATAAAAGAAGATAACCAAATAACATAAATATTGCAGGTTGATATGAAAACCTTAGTGATCTATTACTCCCGCACCGGGATCACCAAAAAGATCGGCCAGGCCATCGCCTCAAAGATCCAGGCGGACACCGAAGAGATCATAGACCTTAAAGACCGCAAAGGGCCTTGGCAATACCTAAAGGCCGGGCGCGATGCTATGAAACGGGTCCCGGCCCAGATCGCCGTCATCAAGAACAATCCCGATTATTACGACCTGGTGGTCATCGGCACTCCGGTGTGGGCTGGCAATATGGCCTGCGCCATCCGGACCTATATCGGCCAGAACAAAGACAAGATCAAAAAGCTGGCCCTGTTCTGCACCATGGGCGGCTCGGGCGACCAGAACACATTCAAGGAGATGGAATCTCTTTCAGGCAAGACTGCTGTTTCCAAAATGACGATCCGTACCCGCGAGGCCGGAAAGCCGGAGACCGATGCCCGGCTGGATGAGTTCGTCAAGCAGCTTTCGCAGTAAACCAATCGTTCATATTATCAAATAATAATGGCGCGCATTCCCGAGGAAATAATTGACGAGGTCCGGCAGTCCAACGACGTGGTGGAGGTGCTGGGACAGTACCTGTCGCTGAAGAAGACCGGCAGCACCTACAAGGCCCTGTGCCCCTTTCACCAGGAGCGGACCCCTTCTTTCGTGGTGACCCCGGTCAAGCAGATCTGGCATTGCTTCGGCTGCGGCAAGGGCGGCAACGTCATTTCATTTCTGATGGAGCACGACAAGGTGTCGTTTATCGAGGCCTTAAGGACCTTGGCCAAGCGGGCCAACATCACTTTGCCCACCTCCGACGACTACAAGGAAGGGGCCCACGACCTTTTATACCAGGCCAACGAGTTCGCCGCAAAATTTTTCCAGGAGCGGCTGGCCTCCGGCATCGGAACCGGAGCCCGGGAATATCTCAAGAACCGCGGCATCAGCGATCAATCCATAGAATTCTTCCGGCTGGGATATGCCCCCAATGCCTGGGAGGACCTGATCAAGGCGGCCGGCAAGCAGGGCCTGAGCCTACAGCTGCTGAAGGAAGCCGGACTTATAATCGCCCGCGATGAGAGCAACGGATACTACGACCGTTTCCGGCACCGGATAATATTCCCCATATTCTCCTTAAGCGGTCGGGTGATCGGGTTCGGGGGGCGCAGCCTGGAGCAGAACCCCCAGGCCAAATATCTCAACTCGCCGGAGACGCCTATCTACCACAAGGGGCGTGGCTTCTACGGCTTCTGCCAGGCCAAGAGCCCGGTGCAGGACGCCGGAAAGGCCATTCTGGTGGAGGGGAATTTTGACCTGATAATCCCCTACCAGCACGGCTTCAAGAATATCCTGGCCACCTCGGGAACCGCCCTGAGCGGCGACCAGGCCAAGCTGCTGTCCCGCTACGCCAAGCAGGCGGTTATCTGCTACGATCCCGATGCCGCCGGGCAGAATGCCACCGAGCGGACCATCCCCCTGTTGCTGGAGGCCGGGATAGACGTCAAGGTGGCGGTGCTACCCCATGAGATGGACCCGGATCTGGCCATCCGCCGGGAGGGGGAGCAGGCCTTTGCCGCCATCATCGAAACGGCCAT containing:
- the dnaG gene encoding DNA primase — encoded protein: MARIPEEIIDEVRQSNDVVEVLGQYLSLKKTGSTYKALCPFHQERTPSFVVTPVKQIWHCFGCGKGGNVISFLMEHDKVSFIEALRTLAKRANITLPTSDDYKEGAHDLLYQANEFAAKFFQERLASGIGTGAREYLKNRGISDQSIEFFRLGYAPNAWEDLIKAAGKQGLSLQLLKEAGLIIARDESNGYYDRFRHRIIFPIFSLSGRVIGFGGRSLEQNPQAKYLNSPETPIYHKGRGFYGFCQAKSPVQDAGKAILVEGNFDLIIPYQHGFKNILATSGTALSGDQAKLLSRYAKQAVICYDPDAAGQNATERTIPLLLEAGIDVKVAVLPHEMDPDLAIRREGEQAFAAIIETAITFIEFKVMRARLMSDLSQVADKSALVNNLLNLLALVTDPVKRRLYIKELAEAAGLDESFVLDLARKKDGLKPEGNSLENTANNKPDWEGEILSILLRRPEWISHELPILAEYCMASQKLIGLLKKMGAIYQDTGRLDGAGLVMKFEDQEEQSLLSKSLVNKELQDDSLDSADNDAQKLSDYKDKLRQQNLKPRREAIKQELIKVKNTGDVILENKLLKEFNDLYSTGKGSDDLVGNNENN